TCAATACCATATTGAAAAACCAATGGGTTCATATGAGCTTGAGCcaattttcacttaaaagatCAAACTCATAAGTGGTGGTATCAAAGTCATATATGGGATTTATCTCATTTTATCCTCAACAAATCTTTGGTCGATTTCTTATGAGATgacttattaaaaatattgtatACGATATGGTAAATGGATCCGAAAATTCATTTTAGGGGGCAAGATAATatgtaaaattatatttacctAATAATAAATGTCAAGATAAACCAAATTTCATTACAGTTAAAAGATAGGAAAATTCTAACATGATTTCGAGTCATAATGGTACATCAGTTcaagtatttagtattttacTATTTCTAATGAATTATACCAAATACTAGACATTTgaactaaaatactaaatattaaATGAATAAACTCTTGTAGTAATCACAATCTCTAAAAATAACTAGACACTTAAACtgaaatactaaatatttgaatttaaaataataatactatTATTCTAACTTCGAGTCATGCTAGAAAGATCCTCAGATATTCTCAATGACTTTTGTaaggaaatatttttataatagaaaaggaaattgTTTTACTTGTTaacattgaaaattttaaaacctaTTGATTAGAATTACGTGTGTTATTCGCTCTTAATAAGTAGGAATAACCTAAAAGTttgctcttttaaaaaaaaaaaaaaaacctttctTAGGACTTGTAAGAGTATTATTGAAGCAAACAAGTGGAAAACTCACTAGCCATAATCACGTGATCTATAAGAAGATTATTCATCTCTTAGTAGCAGAAATGTAAATTTTGCGATCTAAAAGCAATAGTAAGGGACCACTCGTTCTTCGCCTGCATAGTGACTCTAATAGCTTGTTCGGGTGTAAGGATTATGGAAGAGAATTTGCATAGAAACTCTCATAATCCTCCATAATCTTCAATTCAAGCTATTGCTAATTGTATGGAAGAGCATCATAGGCAGATTCGAGATTCAAGAATTACTCATACGCTGGTCAAGTGAGGGTGAGCTATGTGCGTTCATTGAAGGATAAGAGACTCAACACCGTCTGAAACCCTTTCGGACGCATTCTGTATAACAAGCGTGGATTGAAATAGCACTTTGTAATAGCTAGAGAAAGAACTATATAGTTTCAGCCGTGGTCAACTCCATTATCCAAATTGTGAAGACGATGATTCTCGCTCCCAAGTCAACAACAATTGACTTGGAGGTTCAATTTATGGTCACAAACTAAGATCgatgttttatatttttggccTCAGAATTGAGAGAAGAtgtttaattgaattttttttttggggggaagGTGACGTACTTTTATTTGCATAGAAATCTGTTTGGTAGTATATATGtggtttgatttaagccgttTTTGTCTTGATTTTTGGGCGAGTGAttgctaattaatattttaaatttgatttaatttaatttagtttgatttgaggagaTGAAGACAAAAGTAATTGAGCAAAATATAAGCATGAACATGGTTAAGTTGGGACTTCTTGAGTTTTTTGGATATCAAGTGGTGCACActtaaaggaaaaattgaattgaggatttctctttcattagttatttaatagGATTATTTGTgtcttttattagttatttatgatttatctttcattgtattagaccTTACACCTcgtttgtaaccgaaaaatagAAAGTATTCTTTTTCATGAACTTTGGGTACAAATTAGGGAACGTACAAACTATTTCACGGTTTGccttgaaaataaaaggaaaattaaaactaGCTGAAGATTGAAATATCTACCATGCCAAagaaaaattccaaaatattaataataaaaaaatctctcTGATAGGATTGCATCACATAAACGCGCCTGATGGAAACGCATCCAAAGGCAGCTTTTTTGCATTGAAAATGAATAACAAGACAAACCAACAATAACGAACAAAGTAGCCAAAGAATCTAGGTTTCTTCTGAATAATATGATCAGGCCCAGCTCATCGTCCGAACTGATCGAGTCCCCCTCGCCTAATAAAACTTGAGGATACCAAGTCATTGGCAATAGATGCTGATAAGAAACGGGGTCATTTCCGATTTCTATGCAATTCCCAGACAAGAATACTGAGTATTAACCTAAGAATATGTTAACGGGAACGAATCAATGAAATATAGTCCCCGAGAATCATGAATCAATGGACCGTATTGCTACAACCATGGCCATATCAATGTTCCCGATGGTCATTTATTTCCATCCTCTTGCTTCAAGGACAACATTACAGTATCTCTTGAAGGAGAGACCTTCTGGATTTGTTTATGGCAAGGAGGCACAAGTAGATGTGTTCCTCGAGCTCCTCTAGCAGCTCCATGAAGCACAGGCTGTTCAAGTCGAGTTCCCTCACGACTTCCTTGAGAATCTTATCTCTCTTCGAATTCTTAGCTCCCATGTCGGCCCACTCTCGAGTGTGCTCAACCTCATCCTGCAGTCGCCCAACAAGGCTGCCCATCGTGCCCATGTCATTGATCAGTATGTAAAGCCCTTTCCCCGCCACATCAAGCTGCGAGCTCAGCCTCTTGTTTTTGCGACTCTTATGCTTATTCGATTTCTTAGGGTTAgggcatgaaaatgttgtagATGGGCTGTCATTGATTGGTTTCTCCTTATTATTAGGGAAGAGCCCTAAGCCGAAGCACCGATATATTAGCCTTGGGGCAGACACTGCCACAAGTGCCCCATGGGCCGCATGCACAAAAGATGCCATCCCCATTACCCCGCATGAGGCAACAAGGCAGCAACTTCCAGTTCGCTCGCACAACCTAGCCAGCCTTGCTTTCCTCTTAATCCTATCGCGTTTCTTGACGAGCTCATGGAGGAGGATTGTGTAGCTTTCATTAATGTCATGGAACTGCACTCGGCTGACAACTAATAATGGATTCCTGAGAGATGAGAATGCTCCAAGTTCTCGGGAGATGATTTCGCACTGGCGGTTGGTATAATTGCTAGAGCAGTCATAGGCCCTCTGAGTCAACCTGATGACCTTCCTAATCCGCCCGTAGTTCACTTGAGTCTGGTGGACCCCGACAAGGAGAAGCTCACAGATGTCACATGCTCCCGAGCTCGCCCCTAAGTATTCTATGACAAGGTGATGAAGATGCAGGTTCTTGATCATGCCTGCCAGGGTTTCTCTGCCTGGCTCAAGCAGGGTCTCGGAGAGATGGGCTATGAATAGATTTCTCGAGGACACCGAGGTGAGGAGACCGAAGCTTGTCGATCTCATTAGCTGGGACTGGACTTTACTCCAAAGTTCCACATACGAGTTTGTTCTGAGGGCTACCTTGTACTCTTGGTTAACGCTCGAAGACCTGCTTAGAGCCATGCTATTCTCACGGTCCCTTGGAGAGGATCCTTGTCCTACAgaccgaaaaaagaaacataGCACGACATTAGTCCGCATAAAGCAACGCTAATTTATTCTATAATCATTCACACATCGACAGTATGATCTACCATAAGATATTACACTAAATGTATTCTCGGAGCGCCAGTCCACGTCTGTTTGAGCTTATAAATGTTGATGAGCAATTCACTATATGGCCGTGATGATTAAAAACTCGCCATTACCATATCCATAGATCTATTAACCATTAGTGGTTTTAGCGAGGCAAGAGTAcagcaaaaattaattatatcgaATCCACACATCTAATAAACAAACCCAATAACATCCATCTAATTGGAAGAGTCAGGTAACCTGAATTGCTGACTGAGACAACAAGAATGGGGGAGGGACTAACCGTGCTCCAGAGACGGAGACTTGAACTTGTGGCACCACCCAAGCTTTATCATGGCTG
Above is a window of Punica granatum isolate Tunisia-2019 chromosome 7, ASM765513v2, whole genome shotgun sequence DNA encoding:
- the LOC116215227 gene encoding UPF0496 protein At1g20180-like → MALSRSSSVNQEYKVALRTNSYVELWSKVQSQLMRSTSFGLLTSVSSRNLFIAHLSETLLEPGRETLAGMIKNLHLHHLVIEYLGASSGACDICELLLVGVHQTQVNYGRIRKVIRLTQRAYDCSSNYTNRQCEIISRELGAFSSLRNPLLVVSRVQFHDINESYTILLHELVKKRDRIKRKARLARLCERTGSCCLVASCGVMGMASFVHAAHGALVAVSAPRLIYRCFGLGLFPNNKEKPINDSPSTTFSCPNPKKSNKHKSRKNKRLSSQLDVAGKGLYILINDMGTMGSLVGRLQDEVEHTREWADMGAKNSKRDKILKEVVRELDLNSLCFMELLEELEEHIYLCLLAINKSRRSLLQEIL